The Corynebacterium marinum DSM 44953 genome contains the following window.
AGGGCCACGGCGACAGCGTTCTCCTTGATCACCTCGTGCGCGGTCTCCCGGCCGACGCCCGCGCGGACGGCGGCCATGAGGATGCGGGTGGTGGCCAGGAAGGGCAGGTAGCGCTCCAGCTCGCGGTTGATCATCGCCGGGAAGGCGCCGAATTCCTCGAGGACGGTGAGGAAGGTCTCGAACATGCCGTCGATCGCGAAGAACGCGTCCGGCAGGGCCACACGGCGGATGACGGAGCAGAACACGTCGCCCTCGTTCCACTGCTGGCCGGCCAGATCCGCCGTCATGGTGAGGTAGCCGCGCAGGATGACCTGCAGGCCGCCGACGCGCTCGCAGGAACGGGCGTTCATCTTGTGCGGCATCGCCGAAGAACCGACCTGGCCCTCCTTGAAGCCCTCGGTCACGGTCTCCGTGCCCGCCATGAGGCGGATGGTGTGGGAGAGCGAGGACGGGCCGGCGCCGAGCTGCACCAGGGCGGAGACGGCGTCGAAATCCAGGGAACGCGGGTACACCTGGCCGACGGAGTCGAAGATGCGGGCGAAGCCGAGGTGATCGGCGATGGAGGTCTCCAGCGCGGTGAGCTTGTTCTCGTCGCCGCCCATGAGGTCCAGCATGTCCTGGGACGTCCCCATCGGGCCCTTGATGCCGCGCAGCGGGTAGCGGGCGAGCAGGTTCTCCACGCGCTCGATGGCCACGAGCATCTCGTCGGCCGCCGTGGCGAAACGCTTGCCCAGAGTCGTGGCCTGGGCTGCGACGTTGTGGGAACGGCCCGCCATCACCAGGGACCGGTACTGCGCGGCGCGGTCGCCCACGCGGGCGACGACCGCGACAGACTTGTCCCGGACGAGCTCCAGTGAGCGGTAGATCTGCAGCTGCTCGACGTTCTCGGTGAGGTCACGCGAGGTCATGCCTTTGTGGATGTGCTCGTGGCCCGCCAGGGCGTTGAACTCCTCGATGCGCGCCTTCACGTCGTGGCGGGTGACCCGCTCACGGTCCGCGATAGAGGCCAGGTCCACCTGGTCGATGACCGCCTCGTAGGCCTCGACGACCCCGGCGGGGATGTCGACGCCGAGGCCCTGCTGCGCCTTCATCACCGCGATCCAGAGCTGCCGCTCCAGAATGATCTTATGCTCCGGGCTCCACAGCTCGGTCAGCTCGGCGGAGGCGTAGCGGTTGGACAGGACATTCGCGATCTTCTTCTTATCAGCCACAACTGCGATTATCGCACGCCCCTCGCCGGGGGTGTACGGAGGCATGAAGGGGATACGGCAGGTTCAGGCATTCCGCCCGAGGCATATCAGTCCATGAGGAGGATGAATGAACCACTGCTGAGCGCCAGGCATGAGTCGCTCTACTCATGGACTGGTATGCCTCGGGTGGAGCTGGCGCCCTGAGTCACGCCGCCTTCCTCTGCTGCGCGCGGAGGGTCTCCCGCACCGTGCCGACGAACACCGACTCCCCGTTCCGCCTGGTCACCAGATCCCGGTAGTCGGCATGGAGCATCGTGAAGCCGGCGTTCTGGATCTCCCGTTCCCGGTCGCGATCCTTCCTCATCTGGGCGATGGCACCGGTGCCTGTGGTGACGTTGTCGTACTTGACGTCACCGTGCAGCTCATTGGCGATGTCACCGTTGAGCACATGGTCAATCCGGTATCTTCCCCCCAGCACATTGACCTGCACCTCCAGGGACTCGAGCTCCGGCAGTTCAGCAGTGACAATCTGTGCCCTGCCCCAGGACTCCAACGGGCTCTCGGATCTCCCATCCGCGAGTTCCAGAGCTCTCCGCGCCTTTCGGATGCCCGGGACGGGACCGAACGCGAGGAACCTGTCGAGGAGCAGCTCCTTGGTCGCCCCCTGCATGGACAGCGCTGCGTCGAACGTGACAATGGCCTCCTCAATTCCCTGGTGCCGCGCCAGATCCAGCAACGTCCGGGGAATGCTGGTGACACGAACCCCGTTCACAACCTGAATCTGGCCCTCCGGAAGATAGCCTGACCAGTACTTGACTCCCGACGGCCACTGCCGCCGAGGTGGCCGGATGTTCTTGCCAGGGAGATTCAGTTCCACGAATCTGTCCCGTCCCGGAACCGGGAGACCATGCACGCGGGCCGCCGACCGCCCAACGAGAACCGCCCTGTCCACGCTCATCCCCACCGCCTGGACCCGTACCTCTTCCTGCTGCCAGACGGGAAGCTTCTCCCACATGTCCCGTCGCACCACCACCTCCGGGCACAGCCGGACGTAGTACCTCCCCTTCAGGTTCTCCCAGAACGCCCTGTCAGTCAGTGACACCCGGGGAATGTGAATGAGTCCGAGGGCTGCGCTCCAGTCCCGCATGGGTTCGATGAATCTCCGCAATGGTTCGCTCATACCGGCAGTATCGACTCTCGGCCGGGGGTGGGGAAGGGATCGGGACGCACTGTGGATAACCAGGGCGAATCGCTGAAAACCTATCCACAGGCCCGCCGACGCCGGAGGCATATCACCCGATGAGTGGACCGAAAGGCCGTCAGCCCCACAGCGGGTCCTTCGCGCTCTACCCATGAGGAGCTATCCATGGGGTGATATGCCTCAACACCCCTGCTCCGGATGCCACAGGGAACTACGACCGGCGGTTCACGTACTCGCCCAGGCGCCGACAGGCCTCCCGCGTCTCCTCCTCCGGGGCGCACAGGCTCAGGCGCACCCAGCGGTGCCCGTGGACCGGGTCGAAGTCGACGCCCGGCGCGAAGGCCACGCCGATCTCCTCGACGAGGGTGTGACACCAGGCCTCGGAATCGTCGGTGACGTGGGAGACGTCGAGCCATAGGTAGAGGCCGCCGTCCGGTTCGGCGAAGCGGGGGAAACCGATCTTCGGCAGCTCGTCGAGAAGCACCCGGCGCGCCGCGCGGTAGGTCTCCACGTGACCGTCGAGCTCCGTGCGCGCCTTTTCGGAAAACGCCGCCCGGCCCGCGACCTGCGAGATCGCGGGGGCACACAGCGCGAGCGAGGCCTGCAGGTTCTCCACGGGGGTGAGCAGTTCATCGGGGAGGATGAGCCAGCCGACGCGCCACCCGGTCATGGAGAAGTACTTCGACAGGGTGCCCACCACGACCGCCCGGTCGGAGAACTGCCGGGCGGTGGCCAGCGGCCGGCCGAAGCTCATCCCGTGGTAGTCCTCGTCCGAGATGAGCACGGTGTCGTTGTCCTCGCACCAGCGGGCGATCCGGGCCAGCTCCTGCGGGTCGATGATGGTGCCCGACGGGTTGCCCGGGGACGTGACGATGACCGCGCGCGGCCGGTCCTCCGCGGGAAGCGCCTCGAGCATGTCAGCGGTCGGCTGGAACCTGGTCGCCTCGTCGCAGACCAGGTCCACGACGCGGGCGCCGAGGGACTCGAGGATGTTGCGGTAGGCGGGGTAACCGGGGCAGGACAGAGCCACGGTGTCCCCGTGGTCGAGCACCGCCAGGAAGGCGGCGACGAAACCGCCGGAGGAACCGGTGGTGATCACCACGTTGTCGGCCGGGGTCTGCACCCCGTAGGTCCCGGAATGCCAGCGGGCGACCTCCTCGCGCAGCTGACGGTCGCCGAGCACCTCGGTGTAGCCCAGCGCCGAGGCGCGCAGCTCCTGCTCCGCGGCGTCGAGGGCCGCGGCGGGCGCGCCGGTGGCGGGTTGGCCCGCGCACAGCATGATCGTGTCCCGCCCTTCCCGGCGCCGGCGGTGGACCAGGTCGAGCATCTGCATGACGCGAAACGGTTGGACGTCGCTCCGGTCGCTCACGAGTCTCATAGCGAGATGCGCCCCTCCACGGCCGGCAGGGCGATGTCGTTGCGGTAGAAGGACCCTTCGAGGGTGATCTGCCCGATGGTCTCGTACGCGTCGTCGCGTGCCTCCTCCAGCGTGGCTCCGACACCGACGATGTTGAGCACCCGGCCGCCGGCCGAGACCAGCTCACCGGCTTCGTTGCGGGCGGTGCCGGCGTGCAGCACCTTGTCCGGGTCGTCCACCACGGCGCCCGAGATGACGCCGCCGGTGACCGGGGAGGCCGGGTAGTTCTCGGCCGCCAGCACCACGGTCAGGGCGAAGGCGTCCTCCCACTCCAGCGGCGGGTGGTCGGCGAGGGTACCCGACGCGACGGCGTCGAGAAGCGAGGCGAGCGGGGTCTTCAGCAGGGCGAGCACCGGCTGGGTCTCCGGGTCGCCGAAGCGGGCGTTGAACTCCACGACCCAGGGGCCGTCCGCGTCCCACGCCAGGCCGGCGTAGAGCAGACCGGAGTACGGGGTGCCGCGGCGGACCATCTCCCGGGCGACCGGGACGCAGACCTCGTCGACGATGCGCTGCACACCCTCGGCGGGCAGCCACGGCAACGGGGTGTAGGCGCCCATGCCGCCGGTGTTGGGGCCCTCATCGTTGTCATAGGCGCGCTTGTGGTCCTGGGCGGGAAGCAGCGGGACGACGGTCTCGCCGTCAACCAGACAGAACAGGGAGATTTCCGGGCCGTTGAGGAAGGACTCGAGGAGCACGGGGTTGCCCTGCTCGTGGACCGCGTGGACGTGCTCGAGGGCGGCGGCACGATCGGGGGTGACCACGACGCCCTTGCCGCCGGCCAGTCCGTCGTCCTTGACCACCCAGGTGGGGCCGAAGCGGTCGAGGGCCGCCTCGATGTCCGTCTCCGGGATGCCCGGCGCGACCTGCTCCGCGCGGGCCGTCTTCACGCCCGCATCCGCCATGACGTCCTTGGCGAACTGCTTCGAGCCCTCGATCTGGGCGGCGGCGGCGGAAGGGCCGAAGACCCGGAAACCGGCGTCGCGGAGATCGTCGGCGACGCCCGCGACCAGCGGGATTTCCGGGCCGATGACGACGAGGTCGGCCTCGATGCCGCGGGCGAGGGCCACCATGGCGGCGCCGTCGTCGGCGTTGCCGGCGTCCGAGTGGACGGTGGCGAGGCCGGACATACCGGCGTTGCCCGGGGTGACGTGGAGGTCAGTGGTGGCGGGGTCGGCTGCCAAGCCCTTGAGCAGGGCGTGTTCGCGGCCGCCCGATCCGATCACGAGAATGCGCATGACCATCAAGTCTAGAGGTAGCCTGGCTGGCATGAGTAGCGTGTTCACCAAGATCATCAACGGCGAGCTCCCGGGCCGCTTCGTCTACCGCGACGATCTGGTCGTCGCCTTCCTCACCATCGAGCCGCTCCGGTACGGCCACGTGCTGGTCGTGCCCGTCGAGGAGACCGACCGGTGGACCGACCTCTCCCCCACCGTCTGGGGCCACCTCAACGAGGTCGCGCAGAACGTCGGCCGTGCTGTGAAAGAGGCCTTCAGCGCCGCCCGCGCCGGGTACATCATCGCCGGTTTCGACGTGCCCCACGCCCACATCCACGTCTTTCCCACCAACCGGATGAGCGAGTACGACTTCTCCCGGGCGATCGCGGCCGACGCCACCGACCCGGCGAAGATGGACGAGGCCGCCGGGAAGATCCGCGCGCTCCTGGAGACGGACGCCGACGGCCACCCGCGCTAGTGTCCCTGCTGCGTTGGGTGCCGCACCGCGGGACCCTGCCGCCGCTTCCCCCGCTGGAGCAGACGCCGGGCACCCCGGTGCTGCTGCTGCACGGGCTCATGGGGTCGCCGGGAAACTTCGAACGCACCGCCCGCGGGCTGCTTGAACTGGGCGTAGCGTTGGCCGCGCCGCTGTACGGCCTGCGCGGCACGGTGACCCTCGAGAGTTCCTTCGGCGAACTGGCCGGTGTCGCCGGAGACATCCTGGCCACGAGGGAGCGGATCGACATCGTCGGCCATTCCCTCGGCGGTCACCTCGGCCTCCGGCTGGCCCACGAGTTCCCGGGCCGGGTGCGGACCCTGGTCGGCATCGGCGCCGCCTTCCGCGGGCTGCCCCTGCCGCCGAACCCGGTGGTGCGCCGCGGGGTGGGTATCGTGATGGGCCGCGGCGCCGGCGATCTGATGACCGCGACCCCCTTCGAGGCGGAGGTGCCGGCGGGCACCCGCGTGGTGTCCCTCATCTCGGACGCCGACCGGGTCGTCCCCTCCGCGTCCTCGGAGCTGGGGGAGATTGTGCGGATCCACGGGGTGCGCCACGAACACCTGCCCGGCCTGGCCGGGGACATCATCGACGCACTGGAGTGGAGACCGTGACCGACCACACCGCCGACATCGACGGCACCGGGTACACCTTCGACTGGCCGCAGGGGCAGACCCTGCTCGACGCGCTGCTGGCGGAGGCGATTCCCGCCCACTACTCCTGCATGGAGGGGCACTGCGGAACCTGCCAGTGCACCCTGACGGGCGGGCCCTCCCACATGCTCAACAACGAAGTGCTCTCGGCGTACGAGATCCGGAGTGAGGACCAGACCCTGGCCTGCCAGACCATCCGCGACGGGGAGGGCCCCTACCGGATGAGCCAGGACTAGCCGGCGGAGGTCAGGACCAGGCCGGGACTGCTCCCCCGGCGCCCGTGTCACCGCTTTCCCGGAAAATCCCGGCTTGCACCCGACACCTGGCGTCCGGCCACCCCCGGAGACCGGCAAACCGGCCGTGGGACACAGGGCCGCGCCCTATGGTTAGTGCATGGATATGACTCCCCGCCTGCATGCGAACCCCGACCTGCCCGAGGGCGAGGCCCGCCCCACCATCCTCCCCGCCTACTTCGGCAAATTCGGTGGGCAGTTCGTCCCGCCGCAGCTGCTGCCGGTGCTCGACGAGCTGGAGCGCGCCTACGCCGAGGCCCTCGAGGACCCCGGATTCATCGCCGAGCTGAACAAGCTCTACACCTCCTACCTGGGCCGCCCGACACCCGTCACCGAAACCGTGAACCTGCCCCGCGAGGGCAGGGGCAGGGGGCGCGCCCGGATCT
Protein-coding sequences here:
- the purB gene encoding adenylosuccinate lyase, with product MAVVADKKKIANVLSNRYASAELTELWSPEHKIILERQLWIAVMKAQQGLGVDIPAGVVEAYEAVIDQVDLASIADRERVTRHDVKARIEEFNALAGHEHIHKGMTSRDLTENVEQLQIYRSLELVRDKSVAVVARVGDRAAQYRSLVMAGRSHNVAAQATTLGKRFATAADEMLVAIERVENLLARYPLRGIKGPMGTSQDMLDLMGGDENKLTALETSIADHLGFARIFDSVGQVYPRSLDFDAVSALVQLGAGPSSLSHTIRLMAGTETVTEGFKEGQVGSSAMPHKMNARSCERVGGLQVILRGYLTMTADLAGQQWNEGDVFCSVIRRVALPDAFFAIDGMFETFLTVLEEFGAFPAMINRELERYLPFLATTRILMAAVRAGVGRETAHEVIKENAVAVALNMRENGGDQDLVERLAADERLPMTREDLDAALTDRNAFIGAAESQVDHVLRRIQGLVDTHPEAAAYQPGEIL
- a CDS encoding pyridoxal phosphate-dependent aminotransferase, whose translation is MQMLDLVHRRRREGRDTIMLCAGQPATGAPAAALDAAEQELRASALGYTEVLGDRQLREEVARWHSGTYGVQTPADNVVITTGSSGGFVAAFLAVLDHGDTVALSCPGYPAYRNILESLGARVVDLVCDEATRFQPTADMLEALPAEDRPRAVIVTSPGNPSGTIIDPQELARIARWCEDNDTVLISDEDYHGMSFGRPLATARQFSDRAVVVGTLSKYFSMTGWRVGWLILPDELLTPVENLQASLALCAPAISQVAGRAAFSEKARTELDGHVETYRAARRVLLDELPKIGFPRFAEPDGGLYLWLDVSHVTDDSEAWCHTLVEEIGVAFAPGVDFDPVHGHRWVRLSLCAPEEETREACRRLGEYVNRRS
- the purD gene encoding phosphoribosylamine--glycine ligase, which produces MRILVIGSGGREHALLKGLAADPATTDLHVTPGNAGMSGLATVHSDAGNADDGAAMVALARGIEADLVVIGPEIPLVAGVADDLRDAGFRVFGPSAAAAQIEGSKQFAKDVMADAGVKTARAEQVAPGIPETDIEAALDRFGPTWVVKDDGLAGGKGVVVTPDRAAALEHVHAVHEQGNPVLLESFLNGPEISLFCLVDGETVVPLLPAQDHKRAYDNDEGPNTGGMGAYTPLPWLPAEGVQRIVDEVCVPVAREMVRRGTPYSGLLYAGLAWDADGPWVVEFNARFGDPETQPVLALLKTPLASLLDAVASGTLADHPPLEWEDAFALTVVLAAENYPASPVTGGVISGAVVDDPDKVLHAGTARNEAGELVSAGGRVLNIVGVGATLEEARDDAYETIGQITLEGSFYRNDIALPAVEGRISL
- a CDS encoding HIT family protein; protein product: MSSVFTKIINGELPGRFVYRDDLVVAFLTIEPLRYGHVLVVPVEETDRWTDLSPTVWGHLNEVAQNVGRAVKEAFSAARAGYIIAGFDVPHAHIHVFPTNRMSEYDFSRAIAADATDPAKMDEAAGKIRALLETDADGHPR
- a CDS encoding alpha/beta fold hydrolase, which codes for MSLLRWVPHRGTLPPLPPLEQTPGTPVLLLHGLMGSPGNFERTARGLLELGVALAAPLYGLRGTVTLESSFGELAGVAGDILATRERIDIVGHSLGGHLGLRLAHEFPGRVRTLVGIGAAFRGLPLPPNPVVRRGVGIVMGRGAGDLMTATPFEAEVPAGTRVVSLISDADRVVPSASSELGEIVRIHGVRHEHLPGLAGDIIDALEWRP
- a CDS encoding 2Fe-2S iron-sulfur cluster-binding protein: MTDHTADIDGTGYTFDWPQGQTLLDALLAEAIPAHYSCMEGHCGTCQCTLTGGPSHMLNNEVLSAYEIRSEDQTLACQTIRDGEGPYRMSQD